One region of Oncorhynchus mykiss isolate Arlee chromosome 8, USDA_OmykA_1.1, whole genome shotgun sequence genomic DNA includes:
- the LOC110529975 gene encoding nucleolar transcription factor 1-A isoform X1 produces the protein MNGSSSVPSASQTIQIKTEPVVDAWSKEDCLTLLERIQSLLPDGDAMKYKTTESHFDWEKVCFGDFTGDMCKQKWAKVSTEVRKFRTMTELIVDVIEFVKNPYKGKKLKTHPEFPKKPLTPYFRFFMEKRAKYAKIHPEMSNLDLTKILSKKYKELPDKKKQKYITEFQREKESFEKNMARFKEDHPELIEERKKSDLPEKPKTPQQLWYNHEKKTYMKLHPDVSQKELKEALRRQWSQLSDKKRLKWISKALELQKDYAGSMKVYQEAHPDAEEHVKSVLTKAERQLKDKFDGRPTKPPPNGYSLYCAELMVNMKDVPSTERMVLCSKQWKVMTQKEKDMFQKRCEQKKKQYEIDLQRFLESLPEEERDRVMTEEKLGGSRLGIGAAGSPHGAKSPSAKVGLTKLQQERCREAELEHWVHAGLTAKEKRDGKKRTKIPETPKTAEEMWQHSVIGDYLAKYRSDRKKAQSAMESAWKAMEKKEKIPWIKKAADDQKRYEVQYRPVRELLESRMPQSGAGQRKPKFEGEPKKPPVSGYQMFSQELLTNGELNHFSLKERMVEIGKRWHKLSQSHKDKYKKLVEELQIEYKAELEAWVKSLSPQERAVYKEFSTTKRRSTTKARGAQGAKVCLMATVKGKVVGARAAAEVGEGKRAMAYRAKQDTSDSDEDDKTDSSDSDDEESSGSSDSEDENDDDPSEGSSSSSSEDSSDSDSD, from the exons ATGAACGGCagcagcagtgtgccctctgcctCCCAGACCATTCAGATAAAAACTGAGCCAG TTGTGGATGCATGGAGTAAGGAGGACTGCCTCACTCTTTTGGAGAGGATTCAGAGCTTGTTGCCTGATGGTGATGCCATGAAATACAAAACCACCGAGTCCCACTTTGACTGGGAGAAGGTCTGCTTCGGAGACTTTACTGGTGACATGTGCAAACAGAAGTGGGCGAAGGTGTCTACTGAG GTGCGGAAGTTCAGGACTATGACAGAGCTCATAGTTGACGTCATTGAGTTTGTGAAGAACCCTTACAAAGGGAAGAAATTGAAG ACACACCCAGAATTCCCAAAGAAACCACTTACACCGTATTTCCGGTTCTTTATGGAGAAGCGAGCTAAGTATGCCAAGATCCACCCGGAGATGAGCAACCTTGACCTCACCAAGATTCTGTCCAAGAAATACAAGGAGCTCCCAGACAAGAAAAAG CAAAAGTACATCACAGAGTTTCAGCGAGAGAAGGAGTCATTTGAGAAGAATATGGCCCGATTCAA AGAGGACCACCCGGAGTtgatagaggagagaaagaagtcGGACCTTCCTGAGAAGCCCAAGACGCCCCAGCAGCTGTGGTACAACCATGAGAAGAAGACCTACATGAAGCTCCACCCTGAT GTGAGCCAAAAGGAGCTGAAGGAGGCTCTGAGGAGACAGTGGTCCCAGCTCTCAGACAAGAAGAGACTAAAATGGATCAGCAAGGCCCTGGAGCTGCAGAAAGACTATGCG GGCAGTATGAAAGTCTACCAAGAGGCCCATCCAGATGCTGAAGAGCACGTCAAGTCCGTCCTCACCAAAGCCGAGCGGCAGCTCAAGGACAAGTTTGACGGCAGGCCAACCAAACCACCGCC GAACGGTTACTCCCTATACTGTGCCGAGCTGATGGTGAACATGAAGGATGTTCCCAGTACGGAGCGTATGGTGCTGTGCAGTAAGCAGTGGAAGGTGATGACGCAGAAGGAGAAGGACATGTTTCAGAAACGCTGTGAGCAG AAAAAGAAGCAGTATGAAATTGACCTACAGAGGTTTCTAGAG AGTCtcccagaggaggagagggaccgCGTGATGACGGAGGAGAAGCTGGGGGGCTCGCGGCTGGGCATAGGGGCTGCTGGCAGCCCGCATGGAGCCAAGTCCCCCTCCGCCAAGGTGGGTCTCACAAAACTACAACAG GAGCGCTGTCGCGAAGCTGAGCTGGAGCACTGGGTGCACGCTGGCCTGACGGCGAAAGAGAAGCGTGACGGCAAGAAGAGGACCAAAATCCCTGAGACGCCCAAGACTGCCGAGGAGATGTGGCAACACAGCGTCATAGGAGACTACCTGGCCAAGTACAGG AGTGACCGCAAGAAGGCCCAGAGTGCCATGGAGTCGGCTTGGAAGGCcatggagaagaaggagaagatcCCGTGGATCAAGAAGGCGGCCGATGACCAGAAGCGATACGAGGTTCAGTACCGGCCCGTG AGGGAATTGTTGGAGTCTAGAATGCCCCAGTCAGGAGCAGGCCAGAGGAAACCCAAGTTTGAAGGGGAGCCCAAGAAGCCACCAGT gAGCGGCTACCAGATGTTCTCCCAGGAGCTGCTGACCAACGGCGAGCTAAACCACTTCAGCCTGAAGGAGCGAATGGTGGAGATTGGCAAGCGCTGGCACAAACTCAGCCAGAGCCACAAGGACAAGTACAAGAAGCTGGTGGAGGAGCTGCAGATTGAGTacaaggctgagctggaggccTGGGTCAAG tctctctctccccaggagCGAGCTGTTTATAAAGAGTTCTCCACCACA AAACGGCGGAGCACCACCAAGGCGCGGGGCGCCCAGGGGGCCAAGGTGTGTTTGATGGCGACAGTGAAGGGgaaggtagtaggtgccagagcCGCAGCAGAGGTCGGAGAGGGCAAGCGGGCCATGGCGTACCGGGCCAAG CAGGATACATCCGATTCAGACGAGGATGATAAGACGGACTCGTCAGACTCTGATGATGAAGAATCGTCTGGCAGCTCCGACAGCGAAGATGAG AATGACGACGACCCATCCGAGGGCTCCAGCAGCTCTTCCTCAGAGGACAGCAGTGACTCGGACTCAGATTAG
- the LOC110529975 gene encoding nucleolar transcription factor 1-A isoform X2, which produces MNGSSSVPSASQTIQIKTEPVVDAWSKEDCLTLLERIQSLLPDGDAMKYKTTESHFDWEKVCFGDFTGDMCKQKWAKVSTEVRKFRTMTELIVDVIEFVKNPYKGKKLKTHPEFPKKPLTPYFRFFMEKRAKYAKIHPEMSNLDLTKILSKKYKELPDKKKQKYITEFQREKESFEKNMARFKEDHPELIEERKKSDLPEKPKTPQQLWYNHEKKTYMKLHPDVSQKELKEALRRQWSQLSDKKRLKWISKALELQKDYAGSMKVYQEAHPDAEEHVKSVLTKAERQLKDKFDGRPTKPPPNGYSLYCAELMVNMKDVPSTERMVLCSKQWKVMTQKEKDMFQKRCEQKKKQYEIDLQRFLESLPEEERDRVMTEEKLGGSRLGIGAAGSPHGAKSPSAKVGLTKLQQERCREAELEHWVHAGLTAKEKRDGKKRTKIPETPKTAEEMWQHSVIGDYLAKYRSDRKKAQSAMESAWKAMEKKEKIPWIKKAADDQKRYEVQYRPVRELLESRMPQSGAGQRKPKFEGEPKKPPVSGYQMFSQELLTNGELNHFSLKERMVEIGKRWHKLSQSHKDKYKKLVEELQIEYKAELEAWVKSLSPQERAVYKEFSTTKRRSTTKARGAQGAKVCLMATVKGKVVGARAAAEVGEGKRAMAYRAKDTSDSDEDDKTDSSDSDDEESSGSSDSEDENDDDPSEGSSSSSSEDSSDSDSD; this is translated from the exons ATGAACGGCagcagcagtgtgccctctgcctCCCAGACCATTCAGATAAAAACTGAGCCAG TTGTGGATGCATGGAGTAAGGAGGACTGCCTCACTCTTTTGGAGAGGATTCAGAGCTTGTTGCCTGATGGTGATGCCATGAAATACAAAACCACCGAGTCCCACTTTGACTGGGAGAAGGTCTGCTTCGGAGACTTTACTGGTGACATGTGCAAACAGAAGTGGGCGAAGGTGTCTACTGAG GTGCGGAAGTTCAGGACTATGACAGAGCTCATAGTTGACGTCATTGAGTTTGTGAAGAACCCTTACAAAGGGAAGAAATTGAAG ACACACCCAGAATTCCCAAAGAAACCACTTACACCGTATTTCCGGTTCTTTATGGAGAAGCGAGCTAAGTATGCCAAGATCCACCCGGAGATGAGCAACCTTGACCTCACCAAGATTCTGTCCAAGAAATACAAGGAGCTCCCAGACAAGAAAAAG CAAAAGTACATCACAGAGTTTCAGCGAGAGAAGGAGTCATTTGAGAAGAATATGGCCCGATTCAA AGAGGACCACCCGGAGTtgatagaggagagaaagaagtcGGACCTTCCTGAGAAGCCCAAGACGCCCCAGCAGCTGTGGTACAACCATGAGAAGAAGACCTACATGAAGCTCCACCCTGAT GTGAGCCAAAAGGAGCTGAAGGAGGCTCTGAGGAGACAGTGGTCCCAGCTCTCAGACAAGAAGAGACTAAAATGGATCAGCAAGGCCCTGGAGCTGCAGAAAGACTATGCG GGCAGTATGAAAGTCTACCAAGAGGCCCATCCAGATGCTGAAGAGCACGTCAAGTCCGTCCTCACCAAAGCCGAGCGGCAGCTCAAGGACAAGTTTGACGGCAGGCCAACCAAACCACCGCC GAACGGTTACTCCCTATACTGTGCCGAGCTGATGGTGAACATGAAGGATGTTCCCAGTACGGAGCGTATGGTGCTGTGCAGTAAGCAGTGGAAGGTGATGACGCAGAAGGAGAAGGACATGTTTCAGAAACGCTGTGAGCAG AAAAAGAAGCAGTATGAAATTGACCTACAGAGGTTTCTAGAG AGTCtcccagaggaggagagggaccgCGTGATGACGGAGGAGAAGCTGGGGGGCTCGCGGCTGGGCATAGGGGCTGCTGGCAGCCCGCATGGAGCCAAGTCCCCCTCCGCCAAGGTGGGTCTCACAAAACTACAACAG GAGCGCTGTCGCGAAGCTGAGCTGGAGCACTGGGTGCACGCTGGCCTGACGGCGAAAGAGAAGCGTGACGGCAAGAAGAGGACCAAAATCCCTGAGACGCCCAAGACTGCCGAGGAGATGTGGCAACACAGCGTCATAGGAGACTACCTGGCCAAGTACAGG AGTGACCGCAAGAAGGCCCAGAGTGCCATGGAGTCGGCTTGGAAGGCcatggagaagaaggagaagatcCCGTGGATCAAGAAGGCGGCCGATGACCAGAAGCGATACGAGGTTCAGTACCGGCCCGTG AGGGAATTGTTGGAGTCTAGAATGCCCCAGTCAGGAGCAGGCCAGAGGAAACCCAAGTTTGAAGGGGAGCCCAAGAAGCCACCAGT gAGCGGCTACCAGATGTTCTCCCAGGAGCTGCTGACCAACGGCGAGCTAAACCACTTCAGCCTGAAGGAGCGAATGGTGGAGATTGGCAAGCGCTGGCACAAACTCAGCCAGAGCCACAAGGACAAGTACAAGAAGCTGGTGGAGGAGCTGCAGATTGAGTacaaggctgagctggaggccTGGGTCAAG tctctctctccccaggagCGAGCTGTTTATAAAGAGTTCTCCACCACA AAACGGCGGAGCACCACCAAGGCGCGGGGCGCCCAGGGGGCCAAGGTGTGTTTGATGGCGACAGTGAAGGGgaaggtagtaggtgccagagcCGCAGCAGAGGTCGGAGAGGGCAAGCGGGCCATGGCGTACCGGGCCAAG GATACATCCGATTCAGACGAGGATGATAAGACGGACTCGTCAGACTCTGATGATGAAGAATCGTCTGGCAGCTCCGACAGCGAAGATGAG AATGACGACGACCCATCCGAGGGCTCCAGCAGCTCTTCCTCAGAGGACAGCAGTGACTCGGACTCAGATTAG
- the LOC110529975 gene encoding nucleolar transcription factor 1-A isoform X3 — protein sequence MNGSSSVPSASQTIQIKTEPVVDAWSKEDCLTLLERIQSLLPDGDAMKYKTTESHFDWEKVCFGDFTGDMCKQKWAKVSTEVRKFRTMTELIVDVIEFVKNPYKGKKLKTHPEFPKKPLTPYFRFFMEKRAKYAKIHPEMSNLDLTKILSKKYKELPDKKKQKYITEFQREKESFEKNMARFKEDHPELIEERKKSDLPEKPKTPQQLWYNHEKKTYMKLHPDVSQKELKEALRRQWSQLSDKKRLKWISKALELQKDYAGSMKVYQEAHPDAEEHVKSVLTKAERQLKDKFDGRPTKPPPNGYSLYCAELMVNMKDVPSTERMVLCSKQWKVMTQKEKDMFQKRCEQKKKQYEIDLQRFLESLPEEERDRVMTEEKLGGSRLGIGAAGSPHGAKSPSAKVGLTKLQQERCREAELEHWVHAGLTAKEKRDGKKRTKIPETPKTAEEMWQHSVIGDYLAKYRSDRKKAQSAMESAWKAMEKKEKIPWIKKAADDQKRYERELLESRMPQSGAGQRKPKFEGEPKKPPVSGYQMFSQELLTNGELNHFSLKERMVEIGKRWHKLSQSHKDKYKKLVEELQIEYKAELEAWVKSLSPQERAVYKEFSTTKRRSTTKARGAQGAKVCLMATVKGKVVGARAAAEVGEGKRAMAYRAKQDTSDSDEDDKTDSSDSDDEESSGSSDSEDENDDDPSEGSSSSSSEDSSDSDSD from the exons ATGAACGGCagcagcagtgtgccctctgcctCCCAGACCATTCAGATAAAAACTGAGCCAG TTGTGGATGCATGGAGTAAGGAGGACTGCCTCACTCTTTTGGAGAGGATTCAGAGCTTGTTGCCTGATGGTGATGCCATGAAATACAAAACCACCGAGTCCCACTTTGACTGGGAGAAGGTCTGCTTCGGAGACTTTACTGGTGACATGTGCAAACAGAAGTGGGCGAAGGTGTCTACTGAG GTGCGGAAGTTCAGGACTATGACAGAGCTCATAGTTGACGTCATTGAGTTTGTGAAGAACCCTTACAAAGGGAAGAAATTGAAG ACACACCCAGAATTCCCAAAGAAACCACTTACACCGTATTTCCGGTTCTTTATGGAGAAGCGAGCTAAGTATGCCAAGATCCACCCGGAGATGAGCAACCTTGACCTCACCAAGATTCTGTCCAAGAAATACAAGGAGCTCCCAGACAAGAAAAAG CAAAAGTACATCACAGAGTTTCAGCGAGAGAAGGAGTCATTTGAGAAGAATATGGCCCGATTCAA AGAGGACCACCCGGAGTtgatagaggagagaaagaagtcGGACCTTCCTGAGAAGCCCAAGACGCCCCAGCAGCTGTGGTACAACCATGAGAAGAAGACCTACATGAAGCTCCACCCTGAT GTGAGCCAAAAGGAGCTGAAGGAGGCTCTGAGGAGACAGTGGTCCCAGCTCTCAGACAAGAAGAGACTAAAATGGATCAGCAAGGCCCTGGAGCTGCAGAAAGACTATGCG GGCAGTATGAAAGTCTACCAAGAGGCCCATCCAGATGCTGAAGAGCACGTCAAGTCCGTCCTCACCAAAGCCGAGCGGCAGCTCAAGGACAAGTTTGACGGCAGGCCAACCAAACCACCGCC GAACGGTTACTCCCTATACTGTGCCGAGCTGATGGTGAACATGAAGGATGTTCCCAGTACGGAGCGTATGGTGCTGTGCAGTAAGCAGTGGAAGGTGATGACGCAGAAGGAGAAGGACATGTTTCAGAAACGCTGTGAGCAG AAAAAGAAGCAGTATGAAATTGACCTACAGAGGTTTCTAGAG AGTCtcccagaggaggagagggaccgCGTGATGACGGAGGAGAAGCTGGGGGGCTCGCGGCTGGGCATAGGGGCTGCTGGCAGCCCGCATGGAGCCAAGTCCCCCTCCGCCAAGGTGGGTCTCACAAAACTACAACAG GAGCGCTGTCGCGAAGCTGAGCTGGAGCACTGGGTGCACGCTGGCCTGACGGCGAAAGAGAAGCGTGACGGCAAGAAGAGGACCAAAATCCCTGAGACGCCCAAGACTGCCGAGGAGATGTGGCAACACAGCGTCATAGGAGACTACCTGGCCAAGTACAGG AGTGACCGCAAGAAGGCCCAGAGTGCCATGGAGTCGGCTTGGAAGGCcatggagaagaaggagaagatcCCGTGGATCAAGAAGGCGGCCGATGACCAGAAGCGATACGAG AGGGAATTGTTGGAGTCTAGAATGCCCCAGTCAGGAGCAGGCCAGAGGAAACCCAAGTTTGAAGGGGAGCCCAAGAAGCCACCAGT gAGCGGCTACCAGATGTTCTCCCAGGAGCTGCTGACCAACGGCGAGCTAAACCACTTCAGCCTGAAGGAGCGAATGGTGGAGATTGGCAAGCGCTGGCACAAACTCAGCCAGAGCCACAAGGACAAGTACAAGAAGCTGGTGGAGGAGCTGCAGATTGAGTacaaggctgagctggaggccTGGGTCAAG tctctctctccccaggagCGAGCTGTTTATAAAGAGTTCTCCACCACA AAACGGCGGAGCACCACCAAGGCGCGGGGCGCCCAGGGGGCCAAGGTGTGTTTGATGGCGACAGTGAAGGGgaaggtagtaggtgccagagcCGCAGCAGAGGTCGGAGAGGGCAAGCGGGCCATGGCGTACCGGGCCAAG CAGGATACATCCGATTCAGACGAGGATGATAAGACGGACTCGTCAGACTCTGATGATGAAGAATCGTCTGGCAGCTCCGACAGCGAAGATGAG AATGACGACGACCCATCCGAGGGCTCCAGCAGCTCTTCCTCAGAGGACAGCAGTGACTCGGACTCAGATTAG
- the LOC110529975 gene encoding nucleolar transcription factor 1-A isoform X4: protein MNGSSSVPSASQTIQIKTEPVVDAWSKEDCLTLLERIQSLLPDGDAMKYKTTESHFDWEKVCFGDFTGDMCKQKWAKVSTEVRKFRTMTELIVDVIEFVKNPYKGKKLKTHPEFPKKPLTPYFRFFMEKRAKYAKIHPEMSNLDLTKILSKKYKELPDKKKQKYITEFQREKESFEKNMARFKEDHPELIEERKKSDLPEKPKTPQQLWYNHEKKTYMKLHPDVSQKELKEALRRQWSQLSDKKRLKWISKALELQKDYAGSMKVYQEAHPDAEEHVKSVLTKAERQLKDKFDGRPTKPPPNGYSLYCAELMVNMKDVPSTERMVLCSKQWKVMTQKEKDMFQKRCEQKKKQYEIDLQRFLESLPEEERDRVMTEEKLGGSRLGIGAAGSPHGAKSPSAKERCREAELEHWVHAGLTAKEKRDGKKRTKIPETPKTAEEMWQHSVIGDYLAKYRSDRKKAQSAMESAWKAMEKKEKIPWIKKAADDQKRYEVQYRPVRELLESRMPQSGAGQRKPKFEGEPKKPPVSGYQMFSQELLTNGELNHFSLKERMVEIGKRWHKLSQSHKDKYKKLVEELQIEYKAELEAWVKSLSPQERAVYKEFSTTKRRSTTKARGAQGAKVCLMATVKGKVVGARAAAEVGEGKRAMAYRAKQDTSDSDEDDKTDSSDSDDEESSGSSDSEDENDDDPSEGSSSSSSEDSSDSDSD from the exons ATGAACGGCagcagcagtgtgccctctgcctCCCAGACCATTCAGATAAAAACTGAGCCAG TTGTGGATGCATGGAGTAAGGAGGACTGCCTCACTCTTTTGGAGAGGATTCAGAGCTTGTTGCCTGATGGTGATGCCATGAAATACAAAACCACCGAGTCCCACTTTGACTGGGAGAAGGTCTGCTTCGGAGACTTTACTGGTGACATGTGCAAACAGAAGTGGGCGAAGGTGTCTACTGAG GTGCGGAAGTTCAGGACTATGACAGAGCTCATAGTTGACGTCATTGAGTTTGTGAAGAACCCTTACAAAGGGAAGAAATTGAAG ACACACCCAGAATTCCCAAAGAAACCACTTACACCGTATTTCCGGTTCTTTATGGAGAAGCGAGCTAAGTATGCCAAGATCCACCCGGAGATGAGCAACCTTGACCTCACCAAGATTCTGTCCAAGAAATACAAGGAGCTCCCAGACAAGAAAAAG CAAAAGTACATCACAGAGTTTCAGCGAGAGAAGGAGTCATTTGAGAAGAATATGGCCCGATTCAA AGAGGACCACCCGGAGTtgatagaggagagaaagaagtcGGACCTTCCTGAGAAGCCCAAGACGCCCCAGCAGCTGTGGTACAACCATGAGAAGAAGACCTACATGAAGCTCCACCCTGAT GTGAGCCAAAAGGAGCTGAAGGAGGCTCTGAGGAGACAGTGGTCCCAGCTCTCAGACAAGAAGAGACTAAAATGGATCAGCAAGGCCCTGGAGCTGCAGAAAGACTATGCG GGCAGTATGAAAGTCTACCAAGAGGCCCATCCAGATGCTGAAGAGCACGTCAAGTCCGTCCTCACCAAAGCCGAGCGGCAGCTCAAGGACAAGTTTGACGGCAGGCCAACCAAACCACCGCC GAACGGTTACTCCCTATACTGTGCCGAGCTGATGGTGAACATGAAGGATGTTCCCAGTACGGAGCGTATGGTGCTGTGCAGTAAGCAGTGGAAGGTGATGACGCAGAAGGAGAAGGACATGTTTCAGAAACGCTGTGAGCAG AAAAAGAAGCAGTATGAAATTGACCTACAGAGGTTTCTAGAG AGTCtcccagaggaggagagggaccgCGTGATGACGGAGGAGAAGCTGGGGGGCTCGCGGCTGGGCATAGGGGCTGCTGGCAGCCCGCATGGAGCCAAGTCCCCCTCCGCCAAG GAGCGCTGTCGCGAAGCTGAGCTGGAGCACTGGGTGCACGCTGGCCTGACGGCGAAAGAGAAGCGTGACGGCAAGAAGAGGACCAAAATCCCTGAGACGCCCAAGACTGCCGAGGAGATGTGGCAACACAGCGTCATAGGAGACTACCTGGCCAAGTACAGG AGTGACCGCAAGAAGGCCCAGAGTGCCATGGAGTCGGCTTGGAAGGCcatggagaagaaggagaagatcCCGTGGATCAAGAAGGCGGCCGATGACCAGAAGCGATACGAGGTTCAGTACCGGCCCGTG AGGGAATTGTTGGAGTCTAGAATGCCCCAGTCAGGAGCAGGCCAGAGGAAACCCAAGTTTGAAGGGGAGCCCAAGAAGCCACCAGT gAGCGGCTACCAGATGTTCTCCCAGGAGCTGCTGACCAACGGCGAGCTAAACCACTTCAGCCTGAAGGAGCGAATGGTGGAGATTGGCAAGCGCTGGCACAAACTCAGCCAGAGCCACAAGGACAAGTACAAGAAGCTGGTGGAGGAGCTGCAGATTGAGTacaaggctgagctggaggccTGGGTCAAG tctctctctccccaggagCGAGCTGTTTATAAAGAGTTCTCCACCACA AAACGGCGGAGCACCACCAAGGCGCGGGGCGCCCAGGGGGCCAAGGTGTGTTTGATGGCGACAGTGAAGGGgaaggtagtaggtgccagagcCGCAGCAGAGGTCGGAGAGGGCAAGCGGGCCATGGCGTACCGGGCCAAG CAGGATACATCCGATTCAGACGAGGATGATAAGACGGACTCGTCAGACTCTGATGATGAAGAATCGTCTGGCAGCTCCGACAGCGAAGATGAG AATGACGACGACCCATCCGAGGGCTCCAGCAGCTCTTCCTCAGAGGACAGCAGTGACTCGGACTCAGATTAG
- the LOC110529975 gene encoding nucleolar transcription factor 1 isoform X5, with protein MKYKTTESHFDWEKVCFGDFTGDMCKQKWAKVSTEVRKFRTMTELIVDVIEFVKNPYKGKKLKTHPEFPKKPLTPYFRFFMEKRAKYAKIHPEMSNLDLTKILSKKYKELPDKKKQKYITEFQREKESFEKNMARFKEDHPELIEERKKSDLPEKPKTPQQLWYNHEKKTYMKLHPDVSQKELKEALRRQWSQLSDKKRLKWISKALELQKDYAGSMKVYQEAHPDAEEHVKSVLTKAERQLKDKFDGRPTKPPPNGYSLYCAELMVNMKDVPSTERMVLCSKQWKVMTQKEKDMFQKRCEQKKKQYEIDLQRFLESLPEEERDRVMTEEKLGGSRLGIGAAGSPHGAKSPSAKVGLTKLQQERCREAELEHWVHAGLTAKEKRDGKKRTKIPETPKTAEEMWQHSVIGDYLAKYRSDRKKAQSAMESAWKAMEKKEKIPWIKKAADDQKRYEVQYRPVRELLESRMPQSGAGQRKPKFEGEPKKPPVSGYQMFSQELLTNGELNHFSLKERMVEIGKRWHKLSQSHKDKYKKLVEELQIEYKAELEAWVKSLSPQERAVYKEFSTTKRRSTTKARGAQGAKVCLMATVKGKVVGARAAAEVGEGKRAMAYRAKQDTSDSDEDDKTDSSDSDDEESSGSSDSEDENDDDPSEGSSSSSSEDSSDSDSD; from the exons ATGAAATACAAAACCACCGAGTCCCACTTTGACTGGGAGAAGGTCTGCTTCGGAGACTTTACTGGTGACATGTGCAAACAGAAGTGGGCGAAGGTGTCTACTGAG GTGCGGAAGTTCAGGACTATGACAGAGCTCATAGTTGACGTCATTGAGTTTGTGAAGAACCCTTACAAAGGGAAGAAATTGAAG ACACACCCAGAATTCCCAAAGAAACCACTTACACCGTATTTCCGGTTCTTTATGGAGAAGCGAGCTAAGTATGCCAAGATCCACCCGGAGATGAGCAACCTTGACCTCACCAAGATTCTGTCCAAGAAATACAAGGAGCTCCCAGACAAGAAAAAG CAAAAGTACATCACAGAGTTTCAGCGAGAGAAGGAGTCATTTGAGAAGAATATGGCCCGATTCAA AGAGGACCACCCGGAGTtgatagaggagagaaagaagtcGGACCTTCCTGAGAAGCCCAAGACGCCCCAGCAGCTGTGGTACAACCATGAGAAGAAGACCTACATGAAGCTCCACCCTGAT GTGAGCCAAAAGGAGCTGAAGGAGGCTCTGAGGAGACAGTGGTCCCAGCTCTCAGACAAGAAGAGACTAAAATGGATCAGCAAGGCCCTGGAGCTGCAGAAAGACTATGCG GGCAGTATGAAAGTCTACCAAGAGGCCCATCCAGATGCTGAAGAGCACGTCAAGTCCGTCCTCACCAAAGCCGAGCGGCAGCTCAAGGACAAGTTTGACGGCAGGCCAACCAAACCACCGCC GAACGGTTACTCCCTATACTGTGCCGAGCTGATGGTGAACATGAAGGATGTTCCCAGTACGGAGCGTATGGTGCTGTGCAGTAAGCAGTGGAAGGTGATGACGCAGAAGGAGAAGGACATGTTTCAGAAACGCTGTGAGCAG AAAAAGAAGCAGTATGAAATTGACCTACAGAGGTTTCTAGAG AGTCtcccagaggaggagagggaccgCGTGATGACGGAGGAGAAGCTGGGGGGCTCGCGGCTGGGCATAGGGGCTGCTGGCAGCCCGCATGGAGCCAAGTCCCCCTCCGCCAAGGTGGGTCTCACAAAACTACAACAG GAGCGCTGTCGCGAAGCTGAGCTGGAGCACTGGGTGCACGCTGGCCTGACGGCGAAAGAGAAGCGTGACGGCAAGAAGAGGACCAAAATCCCTGAGACGCCCAAGACTGCCGAGGAGATGTGGCAACACAGCGTCATAGGAGACTACCTGGCCAAGTACAGG AGTGACCGCAAGAAGGCCCAGAGTGCCATGGAGTCGGCTTGGAAGGCcatggagaagaaggagaagatcCCGTGGATCAAGAAGGCGGCCGATGACCAGAAGCGATACGAGGTTCAGTACCGGCCCGTG AGGGAATTGTTGGAGTCTAGAATGCCCCAGTCAGGAGCAGGCCAGAGGAAACCCAAGTTTGAAGGGGAGCCCAAGAAGCCACCAGT gAGCGGCTACCAGATGTTCTCCCAGGAGCTGCTGACCAACGGCGAGCTAAACCACTTCAGCCTGAAGGAGCGAATGGTGGAGATTGGCAAGCGCTGGCACAAACTCAGCCAGAGCCACAAGGACAAGTACAAGAAGCTGGTGGAGGAGCTGCAGATTGAGTacaaggctgagctggaggccTGGGTCAAG tctctctctccccaggagCGAGCTGTTTATAAAGAGTTCTCCACCACA AAACGGCGGAGCACCACCAAGGCGCGGGGCGCCCAGGGGGCCAAGGTGTGTTTGATGGCGACAGTGAAGGGgaaggtagtaggtgccagagcCGCAGCAGAGGTCGGAGAGGGCAAGCGGGCCATGGCGTACCGGGCCAAG CAGGATACATCCGATTCAGACGAGGATGATAAGACGGACTCGTCAGACTCTGATGATGAAGAATCGTCTGGCAGCTCCGACAGCGAAGATGAG AATGACGACGACCCATCCGAGGGCTCCAGCAGCTCTTCCTCAGAGGACAGCAGTGACTCGGACTCAGATTAG